In Pseudochaenichthys georgianus chromosome 6, fPseGeo1.2, whole genome shotgun sequence, a single window of DNA contains:
- the LOC117447673 gene encoding kelch domain-containing protein 10-like: protein MSSAEQDGSQFNTFEKLSWRPSIRDSGSKKRARWLQARRIFSPSCPNLRIPNRFLREGLCVPPARSGHRCVADSTNLYVFGGYNPDFEEAGGSNNGDYPLFRELWKFHFATATWQQIRTEGYMPTELASMSAVLHGNNLLVFGGTGIPFGENNGNEVHVCNVQYKRWNLLNCKGKKPNKIYGQAMVIINGYLYVFGGTTGYLYSTDLHRLDLSTREWTHLKPNNTPSDLPEERYRHELAHDGQRIYILGGGTSWTSYPMDKIHAYNLETNYWEEIVTKQHGKIGYPAARRCHSCVQVKDEVFICGGYNGELILSDLWKINLQTFQWTKLLATMPEPAYFHCAAVTPAGCMYVHGGVVNMFGNRRSGSLYKVWLVVPSLQELTWEKLLKTFPHLAQLSSLQLLGLGLTHTLIQRLK, encoded by the exons ATGTCTTCGGCCGAGCAGGACGGGAGTCAGTTCAATACGTTTGAGAAACTGTCGTGGAGGCCCTCCATCCGCGACTCAG GCTCCAAGAAGCGGGCACGGTGGCTTCAGGCTCGGCGCATCTTCTCCCCTTCTTGTCCCAACCTTCGGATCCCCAACAGGTTTCTGAGAGAAG GACTCTGTGTACCCCCCGCCCGCAGCGGACACCGCTGTGTTGCAGACAGCACCAACCTGTATGTGTTTGGAGGCTACAACCCTGACTTTGAGGAGGCAGGGGGGTCCAATAATGGGGACTACCCTCTCTTCAGGGAGCTTTGGAAGTTTCATTTCGCTACGGCCACCTGGCAGCAGATACGCACAGAGGGTTACATGCCCACAGAGCTGGCTTCTATGTCAG CTGTTTTACACGGCAACAACCTGCTTGTGTTTGGTGGCACTGGGATTCCATTTGGGGAAAACAACGGCAACGAGGTCCATGTTTGCAATGTTCAGTACAAACGGTGGAACCTCCTCAACTGCAAAGGGAAGAAACCCAACAAGATCTACGGACAG GCGATGGTCATCATAAATGGCTACCTCTATGTGTTTGGCGGGACAACAGGCTACCTTTACAGCACTGACCTGCACCGGCTGGACTTGAGCACCAGAGAGTGGACCCACCTCAAACCCAACAACACACCCTCAGATCTTCCTGAGGAGAG GTACAGACATGAACTAGCTCATGATGGACAGAGAATATACATTTTAGGAGGTGGGACTTCCTGGACGTCATATCCCATGGACAAG ATTCACGCATATAACTTGGAGACAAATTACTGGGAGGAAATTGTCACCAAACAGCATGGAAAAATag GATATCCTGCTGCCCGTCGTTGTCACAGCTGTGTGCAGGTCAAAGATG AGGTGTTTATATGTGGGGGTTATAATGGAGAGCTGATCCTATCTGACCTGTGGAAGATCAACCTGCAGACATTCCAGTGGACCAAGCTGCTGGCCACCATGCCAGAACCAGCCTACTTTCACTGCGCTGCCGTCACTCCG GCTGGCTGCATGTACGTCCATGGCGGCGTCGTCAACATGTTTGGGAACCGAAGGTCCGGCTCTTTGTACAAAGTGTGGTTGGTGGTGCCCAGCCTGCAGGAACTGACCTGGGAGAAACTGCTGAAAACGTTCCCTCACTTGGCCCAGCTGTCGAGCCTTCAGCTGCTCGGTTTGGGACTGACGCACACACTCATCCAGCGGCTCAAATAG
- the LOC117447915 gene encoding ubiquitin-conjugating enzyme E2 H-like: MSSPSPGKRRMDTDVVKLIESKHEVTILSGLNEFVVKFHGPPGSSYEGGVWKVRVDLPDKYPFKSPSIGFMNKIFHPNIDEASGTVCLDVINQTWTALYDLTNIFESFLPQLLAYPNPIDPLNGDAAAMYLHRPEDYKHKIKEYIQKYATEEALKEQEEHGGDSSSESSMSDFSEDEAQDMEL; the protein is encoded by the exons ATGTCGTCTCCAAGTCCGGGCAAGAGGCGAATGGATACCGACGTGGTGAAACT CATTGAGAGCAAACATGAGGTCACCATCCTGAGTGGACTGAATGAGTTTGTGGTCAAGTTCCACGGACCACCTGGAT CATCGTACGAAGGAGGAGTGTGGAAGGTCAGAGTGGACCTACCAGATAAATACCCCTTCAAATCTCCATCCATAG GATTCATGAATAAAATCTTTCATCCCAACATTGATGAAGC gTCAGGAACTGTGTGTTTAGATGTCATTAACCAGACATGGACAGCTCTCTACG ACCTCACCAACATCTTTGAGTCGTTCCTCCCTCAGCTGCTCGCCTACCCCAACCCCATCGATCCTCTGAACGGGGACGCAGCCGCCATGTACCTGCACCGGCCAGAGGATTATAAACACAAGATCAAAG AGTACATCCAGAAGTACGCCACAGAGGAGGCTCTAAAGGAGCAGGAGGAGCACGGGGGCGACTCCTCCTCCGAGAGCTCCATGTCAGACTTTTCGGAGGACGAGgctcaggacatggagttgtaG
- the LOC117448702 gene encoding S-adenosylhomocysteine hydrolase-like protein 1 isoform X1, with the protein MKKVYSLVNITKAKDQEAVQSICIKQIQFNDQKHEFNKRPANTGRRSLSRSISRSSTDSYSSVCSESSEDESSPRDKLQATSKGLSDFCIKNIQQAEFGRREITIAEQEMPALMILRKRAGGEKPLAGAKVMGCTHITPQTAVLMETLSRLGAQCRWAACNIFSTQNAVAAALAEGGISVFAWKGESEDDFWWCIDRCVGAESWQPNMILDDGGDLTHWIQKKYPSIFKKLKGIVEESVTGIYRLYQLSKAGRLCVPAMNVNDSVTKQKFDNLYCCKESVLDGLKRTTDVMFGGKQVVVCGYGEVGKGCCAALKALGTVVNVTEADPICALQACMDGFRVIKLGEVVRQVDMVITCTGNKNVVGREHMDRMKNGCIVCNMGHSNTEIDLVSLRTAELRWERVRPQVDHVIWPDGRRIVLLAEGRLLNLSCSTVPSFVLSITATTQALALIELYSAPEGRYKQDVYLLPKKMDEYVASLHLPTFDAHLTELTDEQGKYLGISKHGPYKPNYYRY; encoded by the exons ATGAAGAAAGTTTACAGCCTAGTGAACATAACTAAAGCCAAGGACCAGGAGGCCGTGCAGTCCATCTGCATCAAG CAAATACAGTTCAATGACCAGAAGCACGAATTCAACAAACGTCCCGCCAATACAGGTCGTCGCTCTTTGTCTAGATCCATCTCGCGGTCGTCTACTGACAGCTACAGTTCAG TGTGCAGCGAGAGCTCTGAGGACGAGTCCTCTCCCCGAGACAAACTTCAGGCGACCTCAAAAGGCCTTTCTGACTTCTGCATCAAAAACATCCAGCAAGCTGAATTTGGACGCAGAGAAATAACGATCGCAGAGCAAG AAATGCCAGCGCTGATGATCCTGAGGAAAAGAGCAGGAGGAGAGAAACCTCTGGCAGGAGCCAAAGTGATGGGCTGCACACACATCACACCACAGACAGCG GTGTTGATGGAGACTCTCTCTCGGTTGGGGGCTCAGTGTCGCTGGGCGGCCTGTAACATCTTCTCCACTCAGAACGCTGTggctgctgctctggctgaaGGAG GCATATCAGTGTTTGCGTGGAAAGGAGAATCAGAGGACGACTTCTGGTGGTGTATTGACCGGTGTGTCGGAGCTGAGAGCTGGCAGCCCAACATG ATCCTGGATGACGGAGGTGACCTAACCCACTGGATCCAGAAGAAGTACCCGAGCATTTTCAAGAAGTTGAAAGGCATCGTGGAGGAAAGTGTTACAGGAATCTATCG GTTATACCAGCTGTCAAAGGCAGGCAGGCTGTGTGTCCCGGCCATGAACGTTAACGACTCAGTGACTAAGCAGAAATTTGACAACCTTTACTGCTGCAAGGAGTCCGTACTGGATgg GTTGAAGAGAACCACTGACGTCATGTTTGGAGGAAAGCAGGTGGTGGTGTGCGGATATGGGGAG GTTGGCAAAGGTTGCTGTGCTGCTCTGAAAGCGTTGGGTACTGTTGTCAACGTCACAGAAGCGGATCCCATTTGTGCCCTTCAGGCCTG caTGGATGGCTTCAGAGTGATTAAACTGGGTGAAGTGGTCAGACAGGTGGACATGGTCATCACATGCACAG GCAATAAAAACGTGGTTGGTAGGGAACATATGGACAGAATGAAGAATGGCTGCATAGTCTGCAACATGGGACACTCCAACACTGAGATAGATTTG GTGAGTCTACGAACAGCGGAGCTGAGGTGGGAGCGTGTGAGGCCTCAGGTGGATCATGTTATCTGGCCTGATGGCAGGAGAATCGTCCTGCTGGCTGAG GGCCGTTTGCTGAATCTGAGCTGCTCCACAGTGCCCTCTTTCGTCCTCTCCATCACTGCTACGACTCAG GCTCTGGCTCTCATAGAGCTTTACAGTGCTCCAGAAGGACGTTACAAACAGGACGTCTACCTGCTGCCAAAGAAAATGG ATGAATATGTGGCCAGTCTTCACCTGCCAACGTTTGATGCTCACCTCACAGAGCTGACTGATGAACAGGGCAAGTACCTGGGCATCAGCAAACATGGACCCTACAAACCCAACTACTACAG GTATTAA
- the LOC117448702 gene encoding S-adenosylhomocysteine hydrolase-like protein 1 isoform X3, whose translation MDKWDSCGSSPAFTQPQRMQIQFNDQKHEFNKRPANTGRRSLSRSISRSSTDSYSSVCSESSEDESSPRDKLQATSKGLSDFCIKNIQQAEFGRREITIAEQEMPALMILRKRAGGEKPLAGAKVMGCTHITPQTAVLMETLSRLGAQCRWAACNIFSTQNAVAAALAEGGISVFAWKGESEDDFWWCIDRCVGAESWQPNMILDDGGDLTHWIQKKYPSIFKKLKGIVEESVTGIYRLYQLSKAGRLCVPAMNVNDSVTKQKFDNLYCCKESVLDGLKRTTDVMFGGKQVVVCGYGEVGKGCCAALKALGTVVNVTEADPICALQACMDGFRVIKLGEVVRQVDMVITCTGNKNVVGREHMDRMKNGCIVCNMGHSNTEIDLVSLRTAELRWERVRPQVDHVIWPDGRRIVLLAEGRLLNLSCSTVPSFVLSITATTQALALIELYSAPEGRYKQDVYLLPKKMDEYVASLHLPTFDAHLTELTDEQGKYLGISKHGPYKPNYYRY comes from the exons ATGGACAAGTGGGACTCGTGTGGCAGCAGCCCAGCCTTCACACAGCCACAACGAATG CAAATACAGTTCAATGACCAGAAGCACGAATTCAACAAACGTCCCGCCAATACAGGTCGTCGCTCTTTGTCTAGATCCATCTCGCGGTCGTCTACTGACAGCTACAGTTCAG TGTGCAGCGAGAGCTCTGAGGACGAGTCCTCTCCCCGAGACAAACTTCAGGCGACCTCAAAAGGCCTTTCTGACTTCTGCATCAAAAACATCCAGCAAGCTGAATTTGGACGCAGAGAAATAACGATCGCAGAGCAAG AAATGCCAGCGCTGATGATCCTGAGGAAAAGAGCAGGAGGAGAGAAACCTCTGGCAGGAGCCAAAGTGATGGGCTGCACACACATCACACCACAGACAGCG GTGTTGATGGAGACTCTCTCTCGGTTGGGGGCTCAGTGTCGCTGGGCGGCCTGTAACATCTTCTCCACTCAGAACGCTGTggctgctgctctggctgaaGGAG GCATATCAGTGTTTGCGTGGAAAGGAGAATCAGAGGACGACTTCTGGTGGTGTATTGACCGGTGTGTCGGAGCTGAGAGCTGGCAGCCCAACATG ATCCTGGATGACGGAGGTGACCTAACCCACTGGATCCAGAAGAAGTACCCGAGCATTTTCAAGAAGTTGAAAGGCATCGTGGAGGAAAGTGTTACAGGAATCTATCG GTTATACCAGCTGTCAAAGGCAGGCAGGCTGTGTGTCCCGGCCATGAACGTTAACGACTCAGTGACTAAGCAGAAATTTGACAACCTTTACTGCTGCAAGGAGTCCGTACTGGATgg GTTGAAGAGAACCACTGACGTCATGTTTGGAGGAAAGCAGGTGGTGGTGTGCGGATATGGGGAG GTTGGCAAAGGTTGCTGTGCTGCTCTGAAAGCGTTGGGTACTGTTGTCAACGTCACAGAAGCGGATCCCATTTGTGCCCTTCAGGCCTG caTGGATGGCTTCAGAGTGATTAAACTGGGTGAAGTGGTCAGACAGGTGGACATGGTCATCACATGCACAG GCAATAAAAACGTGGTTGGTAGGGAACATATGGACAGAATGAAGAATGGCTGCATAGTCTGCAACATGGGACACTCCAACACTGAGATAGATTTG GTGAGTCTACGAACAGCGGAGCTGAGGTGGGAGCGTGTGAGGCCTCAGGTGGATCATGTTATCTGGCCTGATGGCAGGAGAATCGTCCTGCTGGCTGAG GGCCGTTTGCTGAATCTGAGCTGCTCCACAGTGCCCTCTTTCGTCCTCTCCATCACTGCTACGACTCAG GCTCTGGCTCTCATAGAGCTTTACAGTGCTCCAGAAGGACGTTACAAACAGGACGTCTACCTGCTGCCAAAGAAAATGG ATGAATATGTGGCCAGTCTTCACCTGCCAACGTTTGATGCTCACCTCACAGAGCTGACTGATGAACAGGGCAAGTACCTGGGCATCAGCAAACATGGACCCTACAAACCCAACTACTACAG GTATTAA
- the LOC117448702 gene encoding S-adenosylhomocysteine hydrolase-like protein 1 isoform X2: protein MKKVYSLVNITKAKDQEAVQSICIKQIQFNDQKHEFNKRPANTGRRSLSRSISRSSTDSYSSVCSESSEDESSPRDKLQATSKGLSDFCIKNIQQAEFGRREITIAEQEMPALMILRKRAGGEKPLAGAKVMGCTHITPQTAVLMETLSRLGAQCRWAACNIFSTQNAVAAALAEGGISVFAWKGESEDDFWWCIDRCVGAESWQPNMILDDGGDLTHWIQKKYPSIFKKLKGIVEESVTGIYRLYQLSKAGRLCVPAMNVNDSVTKQKFDNLYCCKESVLDGLKRTTDVMFGGKQVVVCGYGEVGKGCCAALKALGTVVNVTEADPICALQACMDGFRVIKLGEVVRQVDMVITCTGNKNVVGREHMDRMKNGCIVCNMGHSNTEIDLVSLRTAELRWERVRPQVDHVIWPDGRRIVLLAEGRLLNLSCSTVPSFVLSITATTQALALIELYSAPEGRYKQDVYLLPKKMDEYVASLHLPTFDAHLTELTDEQGKYLGISKHGPYKPNYYR from the exons ATGAAGAAAGTTTACAGCCTAGTGAACATAACTAAAGCCAAGGACCAGGAGGCCGTGCAGTCCATCTGCATCAAG CAAATACAGTTCAATGACCAGAAGCACGAATTCAACAAACGTCCCGCCAATACAGGTCGTCGCTCTTTGTCTAGATCCATCTCGCGGTCGTCTACTGACAGCTACAGTTCAG TGTGCAGCGAGAGCTCTGAGGACGAGTCCTCTCCCCGAGACAAACTTCAGGCGACCTCAAAAGGCCTTTCTGACTTCTGCATCAAAAACATCCAGCAAGCTGAATTTGGACGCAGAGAAATAACGATCGCAGAGCAAG AAATGCCAGCGCTGATGATCCTGAGGAAAAGAGCAGGAGGAGAGAAACCTCTGGCAGGAGCCAAAGTGATGGGCTGCACACACATCACACCACAGACAGCG GTGTTGATGGAGACTCTCTCTCGGTTGGGGGCTCAGTGTCGCTGGGCGGCCTGTAACATCTTCTCCACTCAGAACGCTGTggctgctgctctggctgaaGGAG GCATATCAGTGTTTGCGTGGAAAGGAGAATCAGAGGACGACTTCTGGTGGTGTATTGACCGGTGTGTCGGAGCTGAGAGCTGGCAGCCCAACATG ATCCTGGATGACGGAGGTGACCTAACCCACTGGATCCAGAAGAAGTACCCGAGCATTTTCAAGAAGTTGAAAGGCATCGTGGAGGAAAGTGTTACAGGAATCTATCG GTTATACCAGCTGTCAAAGGCAGGCAGGCTGTGTGTCCCGGCCATGAACGTTAACGACTCAGTGACTAAGCAGAAATTTGACAACCTTTACTGCTGCAAGGAGTCCGTACTGGATgg GTTGAAGAGAACCACTGACGTCATGTTTGGAGGAAAGCAGGTGGTGGTGTGCGGATATGGGGAG GTTGGCAAAGGTTGCTGTGCTGCTCTGAAAGCGTTGGGTACTGTTGTCAACGTCACAGAAGCGGATCCCATTTGTGCCCTTCAGGCCTG caTGGATGGCTTCAGAGTGATTAAACTGGGTGAAGTGGTCAGACAGGTGGACATGGTCATCACATGCACAG GCAATAAAAACGTGGTTGGTAGGGAACATATGGACAGAATGAAGAATGGCTGCATAGTCTGCAACATGGGACACTCCAACACTGAGATAGATTTG GTGAGTCTACGAACAGCGGAGCTGAGGTGGGAGCGTGTGAGGCCTCAGGTGGATCATGTTATCTGGCCTGATGGCAGGAGAATCGTCCTGCTGGCTGAG GGCCGTTTGCTGAATCTGAGCTGCTCCACAGTGCCCTCTTTCGTCCTCTCCATCACTGCTACGACTCAG GCTCTGGCTCTCATAGAGCTTTACAGTGCTCCAGAAGGACGTTACAAACAGGACGTCTACCTGCTGCCAAAGAAAATGG ATGAATATGTGGCCAGTCTTCACCTGCCAACGTTTGATGCTCACCTCACAGAGCTGACTGATGAACAGGGCAAGTACCTGGGCATCAGCAAACATGGACCCTACAAACCCAACTACTACAGGTGA